From candidate division WOR-3 bacterium:
TGAAAAAAAAGTTCCGGAAAATAAATTAGAAAAAACAATATATGCAGTTGATCCTTTAACGGGTTTAATAGTAGCAGCTTGTTTGATGCATCCGACAAAAAAATTAAAAAATGTAGATGTGAATTTTGTCTTACGTCGTTTTAAAGAAAAAAAATTTGCGGCAGGCGCAAATCGGGAACAGATAAAAAAATGTGAAGAAATCGGATTGGATTTAGAAAAATTTATTGAAATTTGCCTATCGGCGATGCAAGAGATATCTGAAGCACTTGGCTTATGAAGAAAAAGAAATTTCAAGATATTGTACTAACTTTAAAAAATTTTTGGAAAAAAGAAGGTTGTTTAATTTATTCTCCCTATAATTCCGAAGTTGGGGCAGGTACTTTTAATCCGGCAACTTTTTTCCGTGTGCTGGATGACAAACCTTGGAGGGTGTGTTATATTGAACCTTCTAAAAGACCGCGTGATGGAAGATACGGTAAAAATCCTTTAAGAGTCCAACAATATTGGCAATTACAAGTCATTTTAAAACCTTTCCCTAAAAATATTCAAGAGATTTATTTAAAAAGTTTAGAAGCGATTGGTATTGATTTAAAAAATAATGATATTAAATTTATTGAAGATGATTGGGAATCACCTACTTTGGGCGCTTGGGGTATTGGATGGCAAGTTGAACTCAATGGAATTGAAATAACCCAATTTACCTATTTTCAACAGATGGGCGGATTGGATTTAAAGATAATCCCAGTAGAAATCACCTATGGTTTAGAAAGAATTGCAATGTTTTTACAAAAGGTTTTTTCTATTTTCCAAATTGAATGGAATGAAAACCATACTTGGGGAGATATCTACCTTCAAAATGAAAAGGAGTTTTCTTTTTTTAATTTTGAAGAGGTTATTCCTCAAGAATACTTAAAATTGTTTAATTTTTACGAAAAAGAAGCAAAAAGATTATTGGAAAAAGGCTTAGTTTATCCTGGATATGATTACGTAATTAAATGTTCTCATATCTTTAATCTTTTAGAGGCTCGAGGGGCAATTAGTGTTTCCGAAAGAATAACCTATATTAAACGGATAAGAGATTTAGCCCGACTGGCAGCAACAAAATACTTACAAAAGATTACCCCCTAATATCTTCTAATCCTATTCTTTAAGTAAGTTTTTAAATATCAAAAAGTTAGCTTCTCTTTTAATTATTGACATAATTTAAATTAAAAATAAAATAATATATTCAATAATTTTTGAGGACTGGGCTATGGAAATAGATTTAATAAAAACTGGTATTGAGGAAATTGATAATCTTTGGGGTGGATTTCAACCAGGTTACGGATATTTTTTAATTAGTGAGAAAGAAGAGATCAATAATGAAATTCTTTTAAAATATGTGAATAAAGTTTTAATCTCTCAGGAACAAGTATTATATTTTACTTCCTTAAACTTAGAAGATTTTTTAAGACAGGCAAAAAAGATTATGCCTGATGTGGATGAGTGGGTGAGAAAAAGTTTACTTTTTATTCATTTTGTTAATCCTGATTTTTTAAAAATTAAAGAGGATAAAAAAACGATTTTTGCCTTAACTTCTTTGAAAAAGATTTTGATTAAAGAAAAAGCACGGCAAATTGTTATAAGTAATTTTGGTTATTTTCTTAATTTTGAAAATTTAGAAAAATTTTATAAAGAAATTTTTGAATTCTTTATGTTGTTAAGAGAATACTGTTGTGTTGGTTTTTTTTCTTTAACGAAAGAATTTGTTGAAGAAAATAAAGAAATTTTTTGTTTTTTAAGAGAAATTGCCGCCGGAATAATTTTTTATGAGGAAGAGAAATATAATTTATTTTCCCGTTTCTCCCATCAAATAAAAATTTCGAAAAAAGAAGATTTTTTTATTCCCGAATATCCGCAAGAATCATCTGAACAGGATAGTTATACGGGACTATATAATTATCAAGGATTTAAAAAAATTTTGGTTAAACTAATTGAAAAAAATTTTTTCTTTTCACTTTTTGGTTATCGAATTTTGACAGATTTAGATGATCACTTAAAGAGGATTTTTCTTTATCGGCTAACGAAGATTTTGAAAGAAAAAGGAATTAGGGTTCCGGCAATGCGTTACCAAGATAAGGTTTATTTGCTATTTTTGAATAATAAAAAAGAATTAGAGGAGTGTAAAAAAATTATCAACGAAGAAGAGGCGACCGGAGGGATAAAGATTGCTAATTTTATTTATCATTATCCAGAAGATTTTCAAAATATTGAAGAATTGAATAAAATCTTATGAAGATTCTTTTAATTGTTTCAATTCTTTTTTCCCACTGGGAATTAGAAAAGGCAAAAGAGTTGTATGAAAAGGGAATATATTTAGAAGCAGTTTATTATTTGAATAAGTATTTAGAAAAAAAACCTAAAGACAAAAAAGCAAGAGAGTTAAAAAGAAAAATTCTCTTCGAATTAAATTTGTCTGATTCAACGGAAAGGATTAAGGGTCTTTATAATTTTTCTAAAACACAAAAATCACAAAAAGAGATTAAAAAAGGGGAAATCCAATATTCCGAAATATTACAAAAAGCCCGAAGTGCAAAGGAAAGGGGAGATTATTTTAAAAGTTTGGCTTTTTACGAAGATTTTCTAAAAAAAGATACAAGTGATAAAAGAATTTTTTATGAAATTGCTCAGGTGAGTAGTTGGTTAGGATTTTTTAACAAAGCAATTTTTTATTACGAAAGATATTTAAATTATTTTCCTAAGGATAAAAGAGCTCGTTATGAATTAGCCTTAGTGCACAGTTGGAATGGTAATTATGAAAAAGCATTAGAGATTTTAAAAAATTTAGAAAAAGAAACAACCGATATCAAAATAGATTTGGCTAAAGCAAGAATTTATAAATGGCAAAACGATTATTCGAATTCTTATCGGATTTATCAGCAATTAAAAAATTTGTATCCGGAAAATGAAGATATTTTAAAAGAGTATGAAGAAGTAAAAAGCAAAATGGAAGAAAAGGAAAAAAGGGAAGAAAAATCTGAAATTTTATATTCCTTTTTACCAATCTTTTCTTATCAACAAACAACGGAAGAATGGCAGAGGATTTTATTGGGCTCATATTTTCAATTTAATTGGAATAAATTATCCTCTACTATTCTTTATGAATGGCAACAATGTCAAGAAGACGATAGTTTGCGAATAATAAATAAAATTGGTTTAAAAAACAAAATCAATTTTTTAGAAAATCTCTATCTTAATTTTAATGTTTATTATTTAGCAATAAAAAGAAGTGAAGATTTAATTCTTTATGGTATTGGGGTCAATTATCAAAATCCGAAGTTGCTATTAAATTTAGAATATAATAAAAAACCGGTTTGGGAAGAAGTTTATAAAATAAATACTTGTTATCGTTTATTAACAGCCGATGCTCTTTGGGGAGGGATATATTATCAGCCTTTCAAATTTTTGGGCTTTGAAGGAAATTATCAGTATGGTCTTTATAGTGATAAAAATGAATTGAATAATTTAAATCTTAAACTAATTTTTTTACCTTTTAATAATTTAAAATTTGGTTATCACTATTATTTTTTAAGTTATCTTATAGAAAAAGAGGAATATTGGTCACCAAGATTTTACGAAGTTCATTCAGCGTTTTTAAATATTTGGGTAGAAAATTTTGAAATATTTTTTAAATTGGGGAAACCGATTGATTTTTCCTTCTTAGAGAAAGATTTCTCAATCGCTTTTAGAATAAAATTAGTTAAAAATTTCTTTTTATTACTGAATGGCAAATACGGCGAAACTTACTATTACAAAATTGGTGAAGGAACTATTGGTTTTGAATATTTATGGTAAAATGAGAGAGAAAAAGTTTTTTATTACTTTAATTTTACTGATAGTTATCACAATTGGTTGTATTTATCTTTTATCCTTTATTAAAGAAAAAATTAATTTAAGTTATGCCCATATTTTTATGCTTAGTCTAACAGTGCTTTTGCTTTCCTTTTTTATCTTATTACTTTTCCGTTATTTAATAATCCTTATTCTCTCTCTTCTTGCCCATTTTCGCTATAAAAATGAATTACTTAAAGAAGAAGACTTAAAAACAGTCTCTATTATTATGCCTGTTTATAATGAAGAAAAGATCTTGGCAACGGTAATTAATTCTTTATTAAATTTAAATTATCCTAAAGAGAAGTACGAAGTGATTATTGTTGATGATGGTTCAAAAGATAATTCTTATTCAATCGCTTATCAATTTTTAAAAAATGAGAAAGGGATAAAACTAAAATTGTTAAGGCAGGAAAATCAAGGAAAGGCTAAGGCATTGAATCGGGGTATTTGGGAAAGTAATGGTGAGATTATCGTTTGTATTGATTCCGATTGTGTGATAACTAAGAATTCTTTGATTTACGGAGTAAGACATTTCCAAGATGAAAAGGTGGGAGCGGTTGCCGGTAATGTGAAAATTTGGAATCAGGATAAATTATTTGTAAAATTACAGGCATTAGAATATATGGAAGGTTTAAATTTCACTCGGCAGGCATTAGGTTTTTTGAACAAAGTTAATATTGTGCCCGGGGCAATTGGTTTTTTCCGTAGAGAAGTTTTAGAGAAAGTTGGTTTATACAATGGGAATATTTATGCTGAAGATTGTGATTTAACTTTGAGAATATTAAAAGCCGGTTATAAAGTTGTTTATGAACCAAAAGCAGTTGTTTACACCGAGGCTCCGGAAAGTATTAACTGTCTCTTTAAACAGAGATATCGTTGGACAAGAGGTATTTTA
This genomic window contains:
- a CDS encoding CDC27 family protein; protein product: MKILLIVSILFSHWELEKAKELYEKGIYLEAVYYLNKYLEKKPKDKKARELKRKILFELNLSDSTERIKGLYNFSKTQKSQKEIKKGEIQYSEILQKARSAKERGDYFKSLAFYEDFLKKDTSDKRIFYEIAQVSSWLGFFNKAIFYYERYLNYFPKDKRARYELALVHSWNGNYEKALEILKNLEKETTDIKIDLAKARIYKWQNDYSNSYRIYQQLKNLYPENEDILKEYEEVKSKMEEKEKREEKSEILYSFLPIFSYQQTTEEWQRILLGSYFQFNWNKLSSTILYEWQQCQEDDSLRIINKIGLKNKINFLENLYLNFNVYYLAIKRSEDLILYGIGVNYQNPKLLLNLEYNKKPVWEEVYKINTCYRLLTADALWGGIYYQPFKFLGFEGNYQYGLYSDKNELNNLNLKLIFLPFNNLKFGYHYYFLSYLIEKEEYWSPRFYEVHSAFLNIWVENFEIFFKLGKPIDFSFLEKDFSIAFRIKLVKNFFLLLNGKYGETYYYKIGEGTIGFEYLW
- a CDS encoding glycosyltransferase family 2 protein, translated to MREKKFFITLILLIVITIGCIYLLSFIKEKINLSYAHIFMLSLTVLLLSFFILLLFRYLIILILSLLAHFRYKNELLKEEDLKTVSIIMPVYNEEKILATVINSLLNLNYPKEKYEVIIVDDGSKDNSYSIAYQFLKNEKGIKLKLLRQENQGKAKALNRGIWESNGEIIVCIDSDCVITKNSLIYGVRHFQDEKVGAVAGNVKIWNQDKLFVKLQALEYMEGLNFTRQALGFLNKVNIVPGAIGFFRREVLEKVGLYNGNIYAEDCDLTLRILKAGYKVVYEPKAVVYTEAPESINCLFKQRYRWTRGILQAVRKNNHLLYHSKASFSLILSYLLLIYEAFFWPAMNLIAHLFFALLALLYGFIPFLFIWWFSLTLLDFSSACYAYVSDKKSENNAYNNKKIIFSHLPFLVLIYRLFYLLLIDTIKVFAFLEEVLNLEMGWQRIKITGKLNGYIVREKV
- a CDS encoding glycine--tRNA ligase subunit alpha encodes the protein MKKKKFQDIVLTLKNFWKKEGCLIYSPYNSEVGAGTFNPATFFRVLDDKPWRVCYIEPSKRPRDGRYGKNPLRVQQYWQLQVILKPFPKNIQEIYLKSLEAIGIDLKNNDIKFIEDDWESPTLGAWGIGWQVELNGIEITQFTYFQQMGGLDLKIIPVEITYGLERIAMFLQKVFSIFQIEWNENHTWGDIYLQNEKEFSFFNFEEVIPQEYLKLFNFYEKEAKRLLEKGLVYPGYDYVIKCSHIFNLLEARGAISVSERITYIKRIRDLARLAATKYLQKITP
- a CDS encoding HD domain-containing protein → MTRGEALKLVDNFIKNENLKKHLLAVEACMRKLAKYFNEDEEKWGLCGLLHDLDYEETNKTPETHGSRTVEILKERNFYDKEIFNGILAHCEKKVPENKLEKTIYAVDPLTGLIVAACLMHPTKKLKNVDVNFVLRRFKEKKFAAGANREQIKKCEEIGLDLEKFIEICLSAMQEISEALGL